One part of the Thiomicrospira cyclica ALM1 genome encodes these proteins:
- the ppk1 gene encoding polyphosphate kinase 1: MTETTELNPPVSPIYINRERSLLEFNRRVLAQAKNAQVPLLERLKYLCISSSNMDEFFEVRLASLIELAKEPAARTHPDNLVPRDAIAQLTEAAHELVKDQYHTLNHILIPALEKENIRFVRRNHWNEKQKEWIRNYFLDSLKPVLSPMGLDPSHPFPKILNKSLNFIVSLEGKDAFGRSNGLAIVQVPRSLPRLVKLPPEATDGDNDLVFLSSILHSNVANLFPGMTVTGCYQFRVTRNTNLFIDEEEVDDIMSALQGELYGRQFGDAIRLEVADNCPPAMVDYLLDRFKLDESALYQVHGPVNLHRLDAVPNLVNRPDLMFPPHVPKPFKPKPVNKSPFRLFSRKKDGESLFQHIARQDILLHHPYDAFAPVIDFLNQASKDPDVLAIRMTLYRTGEKSAIIDALVRAAKNGKEVTAVVELRARFDEDNNIQQATRLQDAGVHVVYGVVGYKTHAKMILVVRREENKLRHYVHLGTGNYHHITTRFYTDFGLFTCHKDICHDVTKIFQQLTSLGNTKDLKVLLQSPFTLHSGMIERIQREAENARNGKPARIIAKMNGLQEKQIIDALYEASQAGVQIDLIVRGMCSLVPGVPGLSENIQVRSIIGRFLEHHRVYYFENHGDEPQLYCSSADWMGRNLLSRVETCFPILDPQCFQQVFTEGLALYLEDNTSAWLLQPDGHYELVAPPVGDDEDTPLLNAQQHLISQYQGDQIG, encoded by the coding sequence ATGACAGAAACCACCGAATTGAATCCACCTGTTTCGCCTATTTATATTAATCGCGAGCGCAGTTTGCTGGAATTTAACCGCCGCGTATTAGCCCAGGCTAAAAATGCGCAGGTGCCGTTGTTGGAGCGGTTGAAATATTTGTGTATTTCAAGCTCAAACATGGATGAGTTTTTTGAGGTGCGTTTGGCGAGTTTAATTGAGTTGGCTAAAGAGCCGGCGGCGCGAACTCACCCGGATAATTTGGTGCCGCGTGATGCGATTGCTCAGTTGACCGAGGCGGCGCATGAGTTGGTGAAAGACCAGTATCACACGCTCAATCACATTTTGATTCCGGCCTTGGAAAAGGAAAATATTCGCTTTGTGCGCCGCAATCATTGGAATGAGAAACAAAAGGAGTGGATTCGCAATTATTTTCTGGATTCGTTGAAGCCGGTGCTGAGTCCGATGGGCTTAGATCCGTCGCATCCGTTCCCCAAAATTTTAAATAAAAGTTTGAACTTTATTGTGTCTTTAGAAGGTAAGGATGCGTTTGGGCGCTCAAATGGTTTGGCGATTGTGCAGGTGCCACGCTCACTGCCTCGGTTGGTTAAGCTGCCGCCAGAGGCGACCGATGGTGACAATGATTTGGTGTTTTTGTCGTCTATTTTGCACTCCAATGTGGCCAACTTGTTCCCGGGGATGACGGTGACCGGTTGTTATCAATTTCGGGTGACGCGTAATACAAATTTGTTTATTGACGAGGAAGAAGTTGATGACATTATGAGTGCATTGCAAGGCGAATTGTATGGGCGCCAGTTTGGTGATGCGATTCGTTTGGAGGTGGCCGATAATTGCCCGCCGGCGATGGTGGATTATTTGTTGGATCGGTTTAAGCTGGATGAGTCGGCGTTGTATCAGGTGCATGGTCCGGTGAACTTGCATCGCTTAGATGCGGTGCCTAATTTGGTGAATCGTCCGGATTTGATGTTTCCGCCCCACGTGCCTAAGCCGTTTAAGCCGAAGCCGGTAAATAAAAGCCCGTTCCGTTTGTTTTCGCGCAAAAAAGATGGCGAAAGTTTGTTTCAGCATATTGCGCGCCAGGATATTTTGTTGCATCACCCCTATGATGCCTTTGCGCCGGTGATTGATTTTTTGAACCAAGCGTCGAAAGATCCCGATGTGTTGGCGATTCGGATGACCTTGTATCGCACCGGTGAGAAATCGGCGATTATTGATGCGTTGGTGCGTGCGGCTAAGAATGGCAAAGAGGTTACCGCGGTGGTCGAGTTGCGTGCCCGTTTTGATGAAGATAATAATATTCAACAAGCAACGCGGTTGCAGGATGCCGGCGTGCACGTGGTGTATGGCGTGGTGGGCTATAAAACTCATGCCAAGATGATTTTGGTGGTGCGTCGCGAGGAGAATAAGTTGCGCCACTATGTGCATTTGGGCACGGGCAATTATCATCACATTACCACGCGTTTTTATACCGACTTTGGCTTGTTTACTTGCCACAAAGATATTTGCCATGATGTAACGAAGATTTTTCAGCAGTTGACCAGTTTGGGCAATACCAAAGATTTGAAGGTGTTGTTGCAATCGCCCTTTACCCTTCATTCGGGCATGATTGAGCGGATTCAGCGTGAGGCGGAGAATGCACGCAATGGCAAACCGGCACGGATTATTGCCAAAATGAATGGTTTGCAAGAAAAGCAAATTATTGATGCGCTGTATGAGGCGTCGCAGGCGGGCGTGCAGATTGATTTGATTGTGCGCGGTATGTGTTCGCTGGTGCCTGGAGTGCCAGGCCTGTCTGAGAATATTCAGGTGCGTTCGATTATTGGGCGGTTTTTGGAGCATCATCGGGTGTATTATTTTGAGAATCATGGTGACGAGCCGCAGTTATATTGTTCGAGCGCCGATTGGATGGGACGCAATTTGCTGTCGCGGGTTGAGACCTGTTTTCCCATTTTGGACCCGCAGTGTTTTCAGCAGGTGTTTACCGAGGGCTTGGCGCTGTATTTAGAAGATAATACGTCGGCTTGGTTGTTACAGCCCGATGGTCATTATGAGTTGGTCGCGCCGCCTGTGGGCGACGATGAGGATACGCCGCTATTGAACGCGCAACAGCATTTGATTAGCCAGTATCAGGGTGATCAAATAGGCTAA
- the ppx gene encoding exopolyphosphatase, with amino-acid sequence MIERPESDLYAAIDLGSNSFHMILARERDHQLQVIDKHKEMVRLRSGLDSQGWLSDEAIENALTCLTRFGQLIKHLPAQNIRAVGTNTLRNAQNSRRFLRAAGEALGHHIEIISGQEEARLIFLGVVHGLPKSTEQRLVMDIGGGSTEYIIGQGFENQHLTSTEMGCVSLTQTFFADDVITADRMNRAIASARQILRPHRKNLTKQGWDSAYGASGTIKSLSQILQENQWSTDGTIQLSGLQQLRGELIKAGSAMDATILGLKDDRRPVIAAGLAILIATFEELSISTMLVSQNALREGLVFDTLGRLQNEDSREQSVLAMQNWMRVDTAQAKQVVHTARRLYHQAHNTWQLHDTEYNYPKLLEWAAQLHECGMAISYKRYRHHSAYLLENADLAGFTNQEKQMLAAMMLNHRGKFIKEAFDNLFEPHNIKLVFLTVLLRLAVRIHRGRDLDSPEVLLQIDASSLDHQLKLVFEEGWLEQHPLTAMDLDIEAKRLEAAGFYLTIQ; translated from the coding sequence ATGATCGAACGTCCAGAGTCGGATTTATACGCCGCCATTGATTTGGGTTCCAACAGCTTTCATATGATTTTGGCACGTGAGCGTGACCATCAATTACAAGTGATTGACAAGCATAAAGAAATGGTGCGACTGCGGTCTGGCTTAGATAGCCAGGGCTGGTTGTCGGATGAGGCCATTGAAAACGCTTTGACCTGTTTGACGCGCTTTGGGCAGTTGATTAAACATTTACCCGCCCAAAATATTCGTGCCGTGGGCACCAACACCCTTCGCAATGCGCAAAATTCTCGGCGATTTTTACGTGCCGCCGGCGAGGCCTTGGGCCATCATATTGAAATTATTTCGGGCCAAGAAGAAGCCCGGCTGATTTTTTTGGGCGTGGTGCATGGTTTGCCTAAAAGCACAGAACAGCGGTTGGTGATGGATATTGGCGGCGGCAGTACCGAGTATATTATTGGTCAGGGCTTTGAAAACCAGCATTTGACGAGCACTGAAATGGGTTGTGTAAGTTTAACCCAAACTTTTTTTGCAGATGATGTGATTACCGCCGACCGGATGAATCGAGCCATTGCCAGTGCGCGCCAGATTTTGCGACCACATCGCAAAAACCTGACTAAGCAGGGCTGGGATAGTGCTTATGGGGCTTCGGGCACGATTAAGTCGCTTAGCCAAATTTTGCAAGAAAATCAGTGGAGCACCGATGGCACTATTCAACTGAGTGGCTTGCAACAACTTCGCGGCGAATTGATTAAGGCCGGCAGTGCGATGGATGCGACGATTCTGGGCTTAAAAGATGATCGCCGTCCGGTGATTGCCGCTGGCTTGGCCATTTTGATTGCGACCTTTGAGGAGCTGAGTATTTCGACAATGCTGGTGAGTCAGAATGCGTTGCGCGAGGGTTTGGTGTTCGACACCCTGGGACGCTTGCAAAATGAGGATAGCCGCGAACAGAGTGTGTTGGCGATGCAAAATTGGATGCGGGTGGATACGGCGCAGGCGAAGCAAGTGGTACATACCGCTCGACGTTTGTATCATCAGGCGCACAATACTTGGCAGTTGCATGACACGGAATACAATTATCCTAAGCTGTTGGAATGGGCTGCGCAGTTGCATGAATGCGGGATGGCGATTAGTTATAAGCGTTATCGCCATCATTCGGCTTATTTACTTGAAAATGCTGACCTGGCGGGTTTTACCAACCAAGAAAAACAAATGCTGGCGGCGATGATGCTAAACCATCGCGGCAAATTTATAAAAGAGGCGTTTGATAATTTATTTGAGCCGCACAATATTAAGCTGGTGTTTTTAACGGTGCTGTTGCGCTTGGCGGTGCGAATTCACCGCGGTCGCGATTTGGATTCGCCCGAGGTGTTGTTGCAGATTGATGCCAGTTCGTTGGATCATCAGTTGAAACTGGTGTTTGAAGAGGGTTGGCTGGAACAGCATCCATTAACCGCCATGGACTTGGATATTGAGGCCAAGCGTTTAGAAGCGGCAGGATTTTATTTAACGATTCAATAA
- a CDS encoding AI-2E family transporter, with the protein MTDNKGLSWLVGIAAIIIILAGLKAAESITIPIMLALFIAIISSPFLRILTQRGIPGYAAVLIVLSVLIIVGGGLLSIVSQSINAFMLQLPHYQLRLQTLLTGLVPLAEQFNIPLTRDMVMQHINPATVMGSIGTALSAVSSLLTSTFLVIFIVIFLMMEEAQLPAKLKAASKNANFTLALTSGFMDRVNKYLLIKTIISFITGLLVTLWLMFLGVDFPILWGLIAMLMNFIPNVGSLIAAIPAVLLAMVQLGFGDAALVALGYIVINVVMGSLIEPRYMGKGLGLSPLVVFLSLILWGWLFGPVGMFLSIPLTMIVKIALEQYDGTRWIGIMLSNDAPPPPIEPTQSTEISKKN; encoded by the coding sequence ATGACAGACAATAAAGGCCTAAGTTGGTTAGTCGGCATAGCCGCCATCATTATTATCCTAGCGGGGCTCAAAGCCGCCGAATCCATCACCATCCCGATTATGCTGGCGCTGTTTATCGCCATTATCAGCAGTCCCTTTTTACGAATACTTACCCAACGCGGTATTCCGGGTTATGCGGCGGTGCTTATTGTCTTATCGGTGTTGATTATTGTCGGTGGTGGGCTGTTGTCCATCGTCAGTCAATCCATCAATGCCTTTATGCTACAACTGCCGCATTATCAACTGCGCCTGCAAACGCTATTAACAGGCCTGGTGCCGCTCGCCGAGCAATTTAATATTCCATTAACCCGCGACATGGTGATGCAGCACATTAATCCGGCCACCGTGATGGGCTCGATTGGCACCGCACTGTCGGCGGTCAGTTCACTGCTTACCAGCACCTTTTTGGTTATCTTCATCGTGATCTTTTTAATGATGGAAGAAGCCCAGCTTCCCGCCAAACTCAAAGCCGCTAGCAAAAATGCCAATTTCACCTTGGCACTGACCAGCGGATTTATGGACCGCGTCAACAAATACCTACTCATCAAAACCATCATCAGTTTTATAACCGGTCTGCTGGTCACCCTGTGGCTGATGTTTTTAGGGGTCGATTTCCCGATACTCTGGGGCTTAATTGCGATGTTGATGAACTTTATCCCCAATGTCGGCTCATTAATCGCGGCGATTCCGGCGGTGTTGCTGGCGATGGTGCAACTGGGCTTTGGCGATGCCGCGCTGGTCGCACTCGGCTACATTGTCATCAACGTGGTGATGGGCAGTTTAATCGAGCCGCGCTATATGGGCAAAGGGCTCGGGCTATCGCCGTTGGTGGTGTTTTTATCCCTAATTCTCTGGGGCTGGCTATTTGGACCGGTAGGGATGTTTTTATCGATTCCACTCACCATGATTGTCAAAATTGCCCTAGAGCAATACGACGGCACGCGTTGGATTGGTATTATGCTCTCCAACGACGCGCCGCCACCGCCAATTGAGCCCACGCAATCCACTGAAATAAGCAAGAAAAATTAA
- the dut gene encoding dUTP diphosphatase, giving the protein MTDPIQYKVLDPRIGQSIPLPSYATAGSAGLDLRAAISEPLTIAPQQTLLIPTGLAVYLSDPGLAAMLLPRSGLGHKHGVVLGNLVGLIDSDYQGELKVSCWNRSNTPYTIEIGERIAQMIIVPVLQPQFQQVTEFATETVREASGFGHSGQH; this is encoded by the coding sequence ATGACAGACCCTATTCAATACAAAGTACTAGACCCTCGTATTGGCCAAAGTATTCCACTACCCAGCTACGCCACCGCCGGATCAGCAGGCCTGGATTTACGCGCCGCTATCAGTGAACCCCTCACCATCGCGCCGCAGCAAACCCTGCTAATCCCCACCGGCCTGGCGGTATACCTAAGCGACCCCGGTTTAGCCGCTATGTTACTGCCTCGTTCAGGCCTGGGTCATAAACACGGAGTCGTTTTAGGCAATTTGGTGGGATTAATTGACTCCGATTACCAAGGCGAACTCAAAGTATCCTGCTGGAATCGCAGTAATACCCCCTACACCATCGAAATTGGCGAGCGAATTGCGCAAATGATCATTGTTCCGGTACTACAACCACAGTTTCAGCAAGTCACTGAATTTGCTACCGAAACAGTGCGCGAAGCTAGTGGTTTCGGGCACTCGGGTCAGCACTAA
- a CDS encoding SapC family protein — MKTLMFYNNVQPLNKETHKNLRLEFLDKPNFAFASETNSVMIALTELPLISKHYVTAFAALGNPEAEGEQQYALACVLGMRDNENVYVGQDGEWSSPYIPAFVRRYPFVIAENEDQFTVCIDQDFPQFNDKKGEPLFSEAGEPTELLQRNIDFLQAFQRDALATQNFIATLKELDLLEQASSTMQLNSGETLQLNGLYLINEKKLNELSAEQVKNLMTQGYLGLIYAHLLSLNNFNDLMDRMAGKLNNAKPAETSAAAKQKAPAKH; from the coding sequence ATGAAAACCTTAATGTTTTATAACAACGTGCAACCGCTTAACAAAGAAACACACAAAAACCTACGTCTAGAATTCCTAGACAAGCCAAACTTCGCGTTTGCATCAGAAACTAATAGCGTCATGATTGCCTTGACCGAACTACCGTTGATTTCAAAGCACTACGTAACGGCATTTGCCGCACTGGGCAACCCAGAAGCCGAAGGCGAGCAGCAATATGCCCTAGCCTGTGTACTAGGTATGCGTGACAACGAAAACGTCTACGTAGGCCAAGACGGCGAATGGAGCTCACCTTACATCCCAGCGTTTGTTCGTCGTTACCCATTTGTCATTGCAGAAAACGAAGATCAATTCACCGTATGTATTGACCAAGACTTCCCACAGTTTAACGACAAAAAAGGCGAGCCATTGTTCAGCGAAGCGGGCGAACCAACCGAGTTACTTCAGCGTAACATCGACTTCTTGCAAGCCTTCCAGCGTGACGCACTAGCAACGCAAAACTTCATTGCTACGCTAAAAGAATTGGACTTGCTAGAACAAGCCAGCAGCACCATGCAGTTAAACTCGGGTGAAACCCTTCAGCTAAACGGCTTATACCTTATCAACGAGAAAAAGCTTAACGAGCTAAGTGCCGAGCAAGTTAAAAACCTAATGACTCAAGGGTACCTAGGTTTAATCTACGCACACCTATTGTCGCTTAACAACTTTAACGACCTAATGGATCGTATGGCAGGTAAACTCAATAATGCAAAGCCAGCAGAAACGTCAGCGGCGGCTAAGCAAAAAGCGCCAGCGAAGCACTAA
- a CDS encoding ShlB/FhaC/HecB family hemolysin secretion/activation protein, which yields MITVAKTKNALPAKLTSATCACLLAGLSLQPLYAQADTSALPPQVPDSGTLLRDLQQLERETQTFPRIERDQPRALADDGQTVVLRSVRFQGYEGMVSLAALERLVVDDIGQELGFNGLMALADKVTQYLANLGYFLAFAYLPEQDITDGDLIIAILPVRVEGGEDWQPNILKAQDLVIDEELISSMLRHSMRDDMSIAINAKNMERGLLLLNDLSGINAQSVLERGDDFGTTRVNVHVLPTPRYTNNVWVDNYGGYYTGDIRLNGLFNVNNLTGRGDQLTALISRTEYLGFGSLTYTTPVSPNGLSFNYGVNTMRYTLGNLDEVDSKGGSAGFNMGLRYPIIRSRQSNLYASTSFSYSRLEDYFNNELSKSRKYNNFSVSLNGDRLDQQGLGGYTGYEISFKRGDLSFSGSPDEVIAADRDPNNGLQQQGQFSKFNASLTRLQKITRNGAVYVKFDRQFNASGNLDSAETFSGSGSSGVRAYAGGDASGDEGWLLNLEYRYDIPNLSLHNGTFQLTGFYDHAHILINKNSVSQNANTANVNSYDIRGTGVELSWTRPLKYSVKAIYARKIDDKIERRSTVQTDSEGKDRFARLWLQAMWWF from the coding sequence TTGATCACAGTCGCGAAAACAAAAAATGCCCTGCCGGCCAAGCTAACCAGCGCCACCTGCGCCTGTTTGTTAGCCGGTCTAAGCCTGCAACCTCTCTATGCACAAGCAGACACCAGTGCACTGCCACCGCAAGTGCCGGATTCTGGAACCCTATTGCGTGACCTGCAACAGCTTGAACGCGAAACCCAAACCTTTCCCCGCATCGAGCGTGACCAGCCCCGCGCACTCGCCGACGACGGCCAAACCGTGGTGCTTCGTAGTGTCCGGTTTCAAGGCTACGAAGGCATGGTCAGCTTAGCGGCGCTCGAACGGTTAGTGGTCGACGACATTGGGCAAGAGCTCGGTTTCAACGGCCTAATGGCACTGGCCGACAAGGTGACGCAATACCTTGCTAATCTAGGCTACTTTTTAGCCTTTGCCTACCTACCCGAACAAGACATCACCGATGGCGATTTAATCATCGCGATATTGCCTGTTCGAGTCGAAGGCGGGGAGGACTGGCAGCCCAATATCCTCAAAGCACAAGATCTGGTGATCGATGAAGAATTAATCAGCAGTATGTTGCGTCACAGTATGCGCGACGACATGAGTATTGCCATTAATGCAAAAAATATGGAAAGAGGCCTGCTTTTACTCAATGACCTTTCCGGCATAAACGCACAATCCGTACTCGAAAGAGGGGATGATTTTGGCACCACCCGAGTTAATGTTCACGTGCTGCCCACGCCGCGCTATACCAATAACGTCTGGGTCGACAACTACGGCGGCTACTACACCGGCGATATCCGTCTCAACGGCTTGTTTAACGTCAACAACCTAACCGGTCGTGGCGACCAGCTCACCGCCCTGATAAGCCGCACAGAATACCTCGGCTTTGGCAGTCTCACCTACACCACCCCGGTCAGCCCCAATGGGCTCAGCTTCAACTACGGGGTTAACACCATGCGCTACACGCTTGGCAACCTCGACGAAGTTGACTCCAAAGGCGGCTCGGCCGGCTTTAACATGGGTCTGCGTTACCCAATTATTCGCTCGCGCCAAAGCAACCTCTACGCCAGCACCAGCTTCAGCTACAGCCGGCTTGAAGACTACTTCAACAACGAGCTGAGCAAAAGTCGCAAGTACAACAACTTCAGTGTCAGTCTGAACGGCGACCGCCTCGACCAACAAGGTCTAGGAGGCTACACCGGCTACGAAATCAGCTTTAAGCGCGGCGACCTCAGCTTCTCAGGCAGTCCCGACGAAGTCATCGCTGCCGACCGCGACCCCAACAACGGACTGCAACAACAAGGCCAGTTTTCCAAATTCAATGCCAGCCTCACTCGACTGCAAAAAATCACCCGTAACGGCGCGGTTTATGTCAAATTCGACCGCCAGTTTAACGCCTCTGGCAACCTCGATTCCGCCGAAACCTTCTCCGGCTCCGGGTCCAGTGGCGTAAGAGCCTATGCCGGTGGTGATGCCTCGGGTGACGAAGGCTGGTTACTGAACCTAGAATATCGCTACGACATCCCCAATCTCAGCTTGCACAACGGCACCTTTCAGTTGACGGGCTTTTACGACCATGCCCATATCCTAATTAATAAAAACTCGGTGAGCCAAAACGCCAATACCGCAAACGTAAACAGCTACGATATTCGAGGCACAGGGGTCGAGCTATCCTGGACGCGACCGCTAAAATACAGCGTAAAAGCAATCTATGCACGCAAGATTGATGACAAGATAGAGCGCCGTAGTACGGTGCAAACAGATTCTGAGGGCAAAGATCGCTTTGCGAGACTTTGGCTGCAGGCTATGTGGTGGTTTTAA